CATAATTTTTCATGTGAACCTCTTTTTGGATTTtaagtaaatttttttatataaatatttattgttgaatttcataagataaaaatttaattattttataaaatttaacaatAATTAAACTCTAACATGTTAATATTTTGTATTCATTTatcttatgtttattttttttaaatttaataaaaattaaattttagatcTATTAGTTACAAAAATTTTGatagagtaaagtattatttatatccccaacgtttggggtaagtctcaaaccTATTCCTAACGTTTTAAACGTCCTATTTGTGTACCAAACGTTTGTAATTGTAGTCAATGTAATCCTACCGTCAAATTGCAAACATTTCGTTAACGGCGTAGCCTACGTGGACGTTATGTGACACGGTGGCAGGGCATGTGTTGTTACCgttattcaatttaaaaaataaaataaaataaaaaataaatgttaagCAGGGGGTCCTCTCGGAAACCCTAATACCCAATTCTTTGGCTCCAGTTGCTGCTGCGCTGTCGCTGAAGACCGATTCCCCGTGCGTGAGAGAAGATGGAGCATGAAGCATGCCAATCTGAAGCGACCCAAGGCAGCAAGCAAGCCACACGAAGTAGAAACCTAGCACGTCGAAGGAGGACAACCTGTTACTGTGGGGAACGGCCTGTGCTCGCAACGTTGTCGACGGCAGAAAATCCTGGGCGGAGGTTTTGGGGTTGCGTTAACTTCGGGGTGAGCTTTAGCCATGTCCTTATTTGTTGTTGAGTTATGCGTTTTGATCATCAATGGGTGTGACTCTGCTGTATCATGTATTGTATAGGTTGGAGAAGAATGTGGCTACTTCGTATGGGCAGAATCAGAGGAAGATCCGTCACAAGTTTCTAGACTAAGATTGAAGGTCAGAAATTTGAAGGGCAAACTGGATATGGTTGATTTCAGATTCATGGTTGCAGTGGGAGTTGCTTTAGTTGGATGGACACTTGCACTGATAATGGTGTTTGAAAAAATAACAGCAACCAAATTTGGCAGACTTTCACTAGAATAATGTTGCTGGTTTTGATGAGTCATAGGAGAAAGTTGTTACATAGCTAAATTGAGATCTGTATGTTGGGTTAGAGATAATAGTCATGTTGAACTAGTTGCTATTTTGTTGAACTCAATGATATTGTAATGCATTGATGTAACTTTGTGTTTTGGTTGAAGAAAGGCTGGTTTGTGCAGATGCAATGTTGTTTCAATGAAAGAGTTGAATGAAATCAAGTTTTGGGTTTTTGCATTCTATTTAAATGAAGCAAGTCAACAGGAAACATAGGATTCTGTAACATATTACTTAATGATTAACCATAAAGCTGTCATTGGATACAAGCAGAAAATGTTGGAAGCAAAATAACAAAACAAGAGCAACACAGTTTGCTCCATAATAACAAAACAAGAGCAACACAGTTTGCTCCATACTAAGGGTCTGCAATAACATACTATTGTCTTAAAACTAGTTTCCAGACACTATAAGGATACTAAACAAAAATCCTGTACTCATAAAACAAGTAGGCTTAAAATACAAACCATCAGACATCATATTCGTCACATCATTTTTCATGCTTTGGGAGGTGTCCTAGCCATGAACTTCAGTTGGGATTGGCTGATGTTCTTCGATGGGCTTGGCAGCACCCTCAGATTTGTGGTGGATGGAGTCAGCTTAGGCTTTTTTGAAGTAGCTTGAGAGTGTTGTGAACTCACATCAGTAGCAGCAGATTTTCTCTTTGGCCTGGTGACCGTGGTCTTCTTTGCAGTAGCTTGGGATGGCTTAGAGCCCTGGCTGGAGATAGTGCTTGAGATAGTGCTAGTGCTGGTGCTAGACTTGAATCTGGAAGCTCTTCTTGTGGATCCAGCTACTTTATTTGCCTAGTAAACAGCCACAAAATCAACTAAGCAGAATTATTCAACAGCTACTCATATCATAATCTTTaaatacaattaaaaaaaatgaagccCTAACTAACATGAGCAAAATAAATTAACAGTGCTTACCGATGCAGTTGCAGCTACTTTGCGCTTCTTTGGACAGGTCCGTTTGTTGTGACCTCTAGCAAAACAATAGGAGCACTTCTGATTCTGCCCTTCGCGAGACACTCCTCCCCAAGTTTGGTTCTCATCTGCAGCTTTATTACGTTTTAGTTTAGGCCTTCCAATGGGTTTCCTGTAAACTGGTGGCAAAACGTCATCAAACGGTGTCTTCTCCCACATGTTGGGTCCATTCAAGGGATATACCACATGTTGGTAGTAGTCAGTATAGGTTGATTTCTTGTAACAGTTTGCAACAAAGTTGTCAACGTTGAAGCACATCTTCCTGATGCAGGTCATTGCATGAGCACAGGGGATCCCGGAGAGTTGAAACTTCTTGCAAGAACACTCATGATTCTTCAAATCAACAACGAACTTCTCTTTGCCTCCATGGATACTTGTTACCCCATATTTATCACGACCAGCA
The DNA window shown above is from Arachis ipaensis cultivar K30076 chromosome B08, Araip1.1, whole genome shotgun sequence and carries:
- the LOC110265225 gene encoding uncharacterized protein LOC110265225, producing the protein MEHEACQSEATQGSKQATRSRNLARRRRTTCYCGERPVLATLSTAENPGRRFWGCVNFGVGEECGYFVWAESEEDPSQVSRLRLKVRNLKGKLDMVDFRFMVAVGVALVGWTLALIMVFEKITATKFGRLSLE